From the genome of Streptomyces sp. NBC_00523:
TGATGATCGGCGCCAACGACGCCTGCCGGGACTCGGTGCGGTCGATGACCCCGGTGGCGGACTTCCGGAGGTCGTTCGACACGTCGTTGCGCGAGCTGCGGGCCGGGGCGCCGAAGGCGCAGGTGTACGTGTCGAGCGTGCCGGACCTGAAGCGGCTGTGGTCGCAGGGGCGCGGCAATCCGCTGGGCAAGCAGATCTGGAAGCTGGGCATCTGCAAGTCGATGCTGTCCGACGCGGACGACATGGGCGCGGCGGCGGTGGCCCGGCGCACCGCGGTCCAGGAGCGGGTCGTGGCGTACAACGAGGTGCTGCGCGAGGTGTGCGCGAAGGACCGGCGCTGCCGGTACGACGGCGGGGCGGTGTTCGACTACCGGTTCACCGGCAAGCAGCTCAGCCAGTGGGACTGGTTCCACCCCGGCCGCAACGGACAGGCCAGGCTCGCCGAGATCGCCTACCGCAACGTCACGGCGGTCCGGCCGCCCGCGTAGAGTCGCTGATCATGCAGACGGGTTCGGGCACGGTGATCGGTACGGAGCACTTCGGCACCCTGGCGGACGGCACCGCGGTGCACCGCTGGACGCTGGAGCGGGGCGGCACGCGGGTGCGCGTCCTGACGTACGGCGGGATCGTGCAGTCGGCCGAGGTGCCGGACCGGGACGGCGTACGGGACGGGATCGCGCTCGGGCTGCCGGACCTGGCCTCGTACCAGGAGTACGCCGGGCCGTACTTCGGCGCGCTCGTCGGCCGGTACGCGAACCGGATCGGCGGGGCGTCCTTCGAGCTGGACGGCCGTACGCACCACCTCACGCGCAACGAGGGCCGCAATCATCTGCACGGCGGGGCGTGCGGCTTCGGCAAGCGGGTGTGGGACGCGCGGGCGGTCCCGGACGGGGTGGAGCTGTCCCTCGTCTCGCCGGACGGCGAGGAGGGCTTCCCGGGCCGCGTCGAGCTGAAGGCGGCGTACACGCTGGACGAGGACGGGGCGCTGCGCATCGCGTACCGGGCGGTGACGGACGCGCCGACCGTGCTGAACCTGACGAACCACACCTACTGGAACCTCGCGGGCGCCGACAGCGGCAGCGCCCTCGGTCAGCGGCTGCGGATCGCGGCCGGGGCGGTCACCCCGGTGGACGCGGAGTCGCTGCCGACCGGTGAGATCCTGCCGGTGGAGGGCACGCGCTTCGACTTCCGCGAGCCCCGGCCGGTGTCCAAGGAGTACGACCACAACTTCGTGCTCGACGGCACGGCCCCGGCGGCGGAGCTGTACGACGAGGGGTCCGGGCGCGTGCTGACGGTGACGACGACGGAGCCCGGGCTCCAGCTGTACACGGCGGACCACTTCGACGGGCGGCCGTTCGGCCCGCGCGCCGGGATCGCCCTGGAGACCCAGCACTTCCCGGACTCGCCGAACCGCCCGGAGTTCCCGAGCACGGTGCTGCGGCCGGGCGAGGAGTTCACGTCCACGACGGTGTACGGGTTCTCGGTGCGCTGAGCGGGGGCGGCTCAGCCCTCGGCGGCCGTCTCGCCCTTGCCCGCGCCGTCCGGGTCCTCGTCCGTGTCCTCGTCGTCCACCAGGCTCCGCGCCAGCAGGGTCGCCCCCGCGACGGCCCCGGGCATGAGGAACACGGCGACGAACGGCAGCATGAAGGCCAGCCCCAGCGGTACGCCGAAGCCGAGGGTGCGCAGGCGGTGGCCGCGCAGCAGGGCGAGGCGGTCCTTCAGCACCATGCCCCGGCGCTGGAGCGCGACGGCGGTCAGCTCCTCGGCCAGGAAGTATCCGGTGACGCAGAAGCCGAGGACGGGGACGACGGTCTGCCCGGCCACGGGCACGAATCCGAGGGCGAAGAGCAGGATCGCGTACAGCCCGACCCGCACCAGGATGCGCACGCTGTCGCGGGCGGAGATCCACAGCTCCCGCCAGAGCGGCAGTCCGGATTCGGGGACCGTGCCGCCCTCGGTGCGCTCGACCTCCTCGGACAGCGACTCGTAGAAGGGCTGCCCGACCAGCAGGGTCACGGCGGTGAAGGTGATCACGGCCAGGAACAGGCCGAGGACGAAGACCAGCACGGTCAGGGTGTTGCGCAGCAGGCCCAGCCAGGGCGAGGACCAGTCGTCGGCGAACGGCGTCGACCAGGCCACCAGGTCGTCGGCGCCGTAGCCGAGGCCGACGAGGGCGCCCGCGTACAGCACGAGGGTGATCAGACCGGGCAGCAGTCCTATGCCGAACCACTTGCCGTGGCCGAGGACCCAGCGCTGGCCCTTGATCAGAAAACCGAGCCCCGCCCCGAGATCACGCATGGCGTCAGCCTAGCGGGACCCGGGACGGGGCTCGGTTCAGTGGTGCGGGGGGGTCAGGCGACCGCGAGCTCCACCTTGATGTTGCCGCGCGTGGCGTTCGAGTACGGGCAGACCTGGTGGGCCTTCTCGATGAGCGCCTGCGCGGTCGCCTTGTCGACGTTCGGGATGGTCGCGGTGATGGCGACCTCCAGGCCGAAGCCGCCGGCCTCGGTCTTGCCGATGGAGACCGCCGCGGTCACCGTGGAGCCGGAGATGTCGGCCTTCTCCTGGCGGGCCACGACGCCCAGCGCGCCCTGGAAGCACGCGCTGTAACCGGCGGCGAAGAGCTGCTCCGGGTTGGTGCCGGCGCCGCTGCCGCCCATCTCCTTCGGCGGGTTGACGACGACGTCGAGCTTGCCGTCGTCCGAGGCCACGCGGCCGTCACGGCCGTTCTCGGCGGTGGCGACGGCGGTGTACGCGACGGCGATGTCCTGAATGGTCATGCTGAGCATTCCTCCTGCTGATGCGCCGCGACTCGCGCCCACGATCGCGACGGCCTGGGGTTGAGCCTAACGGGTACGGGGAACGGCGGTTCAGCCGAGGGAGACGATCATCTTCCCGGTGTTCTCGCCGCGGAGCAGACCGAGGAAGGCGTCGACGCCGTTCTCGATGCCCTCGACGACTGTCTCGCGGTACTTCAGCTCGCCCGAGGCCAGCCAGCCGGCCACGTCCTGGACGAACTGCTGCTGGAGGTCGGCGTGGTCGCCGACCAGCATGCCCTGGAGGCGCAGCCGCTTGCCGATGACCAGCGCGAGGTTGCGCGGGGCGGGGGTGGGCTCGGTGGCGTTGTACTGGGCGATCATGCCGCAGATGGTGGCGCGGCCGTGCACGTTGAACGAGGAGAGCGCGGCCTCCAGGTGCTCGCCGCCGACGTTGTCGAAGTAGACGTCGATGCCGTCGGGGGCGGCCGCCGCGAGCTGCTCCTTGACCGGGCCGTTCTTGTAGTTGAACGCGGCGTCGAAGCCGTACTCCTCGGTGAGGAGCTTGACCTTCTCGTCGGAGCCGGCGGAGCCGATGACCCGGGACGCGCCCTTGATCTTCGCCATCTGGCCGACCTGGCTGCCGACCGCACCGGCCGCGCCGGAGACGAAGACCGCGTCGCCCTCCTTGAAGGACGCCACGTCGAACAGGCCGGCGTAGGCGGTGAGCCCGGGCATGCCGAGCACGCCGAGATAGGCGGAGAGCGGGGCGAGCGAGCCGTCGACCTTCACGGCGTGCTGGGCCGGGACGCTCGCGTACTCGCGCCAGCCGAGGCCGTGCAGGACGTGGTCGCCGACCTGGAAGCCCTCGGCGTTCGAGGCGACGACCTCGCCGACGGCGCCGCCGTCCATGGGGTGGTCGAGCTTGAACGGCGGGGTGTACGACTTCACGTCGTTCATCCGGCCGCGCATGTACGGGTCGACGGAGAAGTGCAGGTTGCGCACGAGGACCCGGCCCTCGGCGGGGGCGGCGACCGGGGCCTCACGCAGCGCGAAGTCCTCGGCCTTCGGCCAGCCGTGCGGGCGGGCCGTGAGGTGCCATTCGCGGCCGGACGCGGGAAGAGCTGCAGACATGGGCTCGGGGTCTCCTCGGTGTGGGGGTGCGGGTGTCTAGGTGTTTCGGTGTCTGTGTGTCTCGGTGGCTGGGCGGCGAAAAGCTTCACCACCTGAAACAACCATGCTCCTGGATATTTCATGTTGTCAAGCAACTGGGTATCCTGGGTGTCATGGCCACCTCGCGCACAGATCCCCTGACTCTCGAAGTCATCGAGCTCATCGGCAGCGTCGTCGCGCGTTATTACGAGGAGTACGACCAGGCCGCCGCCGCGCACAGCCTCACCGGCGCGCAGGCCCGGGTCCTGGGACTGCTGTCCGTCGAGCCGCTGCCCATGCGCCGGATCGCCCAGAAGCTGAAGTGCGAGCCGTCCAACGTGACCGGGATCGTGGACCGGCTGGAGGCGCGTGGCCTGGTGGAACGGCGGCCCGACCCGGCCGACCGCCGGGTGAAGCTGGCCGCGCCGACCGAGCGGGGCGCGGCGACGGCCGCGCAACTGCGGGACGCGCTGGACTTCGCGCGGGAGCCGCTGGCGGGGCTGCCCGCGGCGGACCGGACGGTGCTGCGGGATCTGCTGCGGCGGATGCTGAGCGCCTGAGCGGCGGCGGGCACGATGGGGGTCATGAGCGCTTCCGCCCCCTTCGGGCCCCGTGAGTTCCAGCTCGTCCTGTTGCGCCGGATGGCGGACCACCAGCCGGATCTGGTGGAGGACGCCCGGCACGAGTTGAGCGCGACGCTCGCGGAGATGCGGGAGGCGAACCGGCGCTGGCAGGCCATGGTCCGGGCGCCACGCGGGCGGGGCTCGCTGCGGCGCTACCGGTCGGTGCTCGGCGAGCCGGAGTCGACGGGGCGCCGGGTCATCGGTGACCTGGAGTGCGACGTGCTGCTGTGGCCGGTGCCGCTCTGGCCCGACCTGCGGTTCGAGGTGATGGTGGCGCCGGGCGGGGCGGTGTGGAACGAGTGGCTGGTACGGGCGCGGGGCGCCGCCGCGCCGGTGCTCCGCACGGTGGACGACCTGGTGCCGTGGTCGTGCACGGTGGACGAGGTCGCCCGGGCCTTCGCCCCGGCCCGGCCGATGGAGGGGAGCGCGCCGACACGGTTCGCGCTGGGGGTGGGGTCCGGGGCGGGGGCGTGTGTCGTGGAGTTCACGTGGGGGTTGTTGCAGCGGGTGGTTCCGGGGGGCTGAGGGCGCCTCAATCGCCGGCGGGCTCGTTGGCCTTGCCGTCCGGGCGTCCTCAAGCGCCGGACGGGCCGGGTTTGCCGCGCGGGCTGGGAACGGGCGGGCGGGCCGAGTCCTGCCCGGTGGGCAGCGGAGCCGCGGGCGTCCGCCGGGCGGCGGGTTCGTACGGTGCCGCGCGCTTCGTGCGCGTGGCGCGCTCGACACGCCGTCAGGTTGTCCCTCCTCCGGACCAGCCCAGCGGGCGGCGCGTCCCCGAACGGCGCAGGCTTTCAGGTGAGCCGGCTGTTCGTCGGTCGCCCTCAACGCTCTCGGGAGGAACCCGCCGTGACCGTCAGCCTTGAGCAGTTGCGCCGTTGCCATGTCGCCGTCGACCTGGGGGCCGCCCGCACCCGGGTGTACGTCAAGGGGCCCGGCCTCGTCGTGGACGAGCCGAGTGTCGCCGCCGTCAACACCCGTACCGGCTCACTGATCGCCGTGGGCGCGCTCGCCGAGCAGATGACGGGCCGCACCCCGGACTACATCCGGGTGGCCCGGCCCGTGTCCGGCGGGACCGTCGTGGACATCGAGATGGCCCAGCGCATGCTGCGCCACCTGCTCGGCGAGAAGCTCCGGCGCCAGCTGCGCCGCAAGCCCTGGCTGCGCGCCGCCGCCTGCACCCCGCACGACAGCGACCCGCTGGCACGCCGGGCCTCCGTGGAGACCCTGGTCGGCCTCGGCGCCCGCCGGGTGGAGCTCGTCGACACCCTGATCGCGGCGGCCGTCGGCTGCGGGCTGCCGGTCGAGCAGCCGACCGCGACCATGATCATGGTGTGCGGCGCCGCGACGACGCAGATCGCGGTGCTCTCGCTCGGCTCGATCGTGACGGCGGTCCGCCTCCCGGTCGGCGGCGACGCCATCGACCACGCGGTCATCCAGCACCTGCGCCAGCACCACGAACTGATGCTGCCGAGCCAGTCCGTGCGCCCCCTCCAGCTCGCCCTGCACGGCAACGGGCTGACCACGCAGGGCCCCTCGGTCACCGAGATCCACGGCCGCGACGTCGCCACCGGCCTCGCCCGGTCCGTCCAGGTCGACACCGCCGCGATCCGGCAGGCGATCCACCGCCCGCTCACCGCCGTCCTGGACGGCGTCGGCAAGGTGCTGCGGGACTGCCCGCCCGACCTGGTCGCCGACCTCGCCGACTGCGGGATCACGATGGTCGGCGGGAGCGCCCTGCTGCCCGGCCTCGACCAGATGCTGCGCGACGCGACCGGCGTGCCGGTGCACATCGCGGAGCGGCCCGACACCTGCTCGATCCTCGGTCTGGGCGCCATGATGGAGGGCGAGATCAGCCCCCTGGTGCTCGACCCGCTGGCGAGCTGACCCGGGCGGGAGCGGCGGGATGACGGACCGAGGCCTGCCCAGGTCGCCGCTGCTGCCCCGGCTCCTCGAAGCCGTGCTGAGCGTCGGCTCGGACCTCGAACTCCGGGCGACGCTCCAGCAGATCATCGACACCGCGACCGCCCTGACCGACGCCCGGTACGGGGCGCTGGGCGTACTGGACCCCGCGCGCGGCACCATCCGCGAGCTATACGTGTGCGGGATGACCGAGGCCGAGCAGGCGGCGATCGGTGACTTCCCGGACGGGCACACGGGCCTGCTCGGCGCGCTCGTGGACGCGCCGGGCCCGCTGCGCTCCGACGACCTGCCGGCCGATCCGCGCGCCACCGGCATCCCGCCCGGGCATCCCCCGATGCGCTCGTTCCTCGGCGCCCCGATCCGGGTCCACCACGAGGTCTTCGGCAACATCTATCTCGCCGAGAAGCACACCGGGCACTTCACGGAGACCGACTCGGGACTGCTGAAGGTCCTCTCCGCGCAGGCGGGCATCGCGATCGGCAACGCCCGGCTGTACGAGAGCGCCCGTCAGCGGGAACGCTGGATCGAGGGCGCGGCGGCCGTCACCAACACCCTGCTCACCGGAGCGAACCCGGCCGACGCGCTGACGACGGTGGCGGAGCGGGCGCGGCTGCTCAGCGACGCCTCGGCCGGGGTGATCCTCCAGCCCACCGACGCGGGCGGGATGGAGATCGTGGTCGCCTCGACGCACGAGGACCCGGCCGGTCTCGTGGGCACGGCGATCGCCCCCGGCTCCCCCGTCCTGGAGCAGCTGCTCGGGGGCGAGCCCGTGTTCATCGAGGACTCGGCGACCGATCCCCGGATGACGACGCCGGTACGGTCGCGGTTCGGGCCGAGCATGATGCTGCCGCTGCAGAGCGGGGGCCGGCTCATCGGGACGCTCGCCCTGCCCCGGCGGCGCGGAGCCCGCCCGTACACCGGCGTGGACCGGCTGCTGGCCGCCCAGTTCGCCTCGCAGGCCGCGCTGGCGCTGGTGCTGGCGGACTCGCAGCAGGACCGGGAGCGGCTGGCGGTGTACGAGGACCGCGACCGGATCGCGCGGGACCTGCACGATCTGGTCGTCCAGCGGCTGTTCGCCACCGAGATGATGCTGGAGTCGACGCGCCGCAGGGCCGGTGCCGGGGAGACGGGCGAGCTGCTCGGGACGGCCGTGGACGAGCTGGACTCCACGATCCAGGAGGTGCGGACGGCCATCTTCGCGCTCCAGCAGCCGCCCGCCGAGGCCCCCACCACCTTCCGGGGCCAGGTGCTCCGGGAGACCGGGGGCGCGGCGGCGGTGCTCGGCTTCCAGCCGTCGGTGCGGTTCGCCGGGACGGTCGACGCGCTGGTGGCGGAGCCGGTCGCCGGGCGGCTGCTCGCGGCGCTGCGGGGCGCGCTGGCGGCGGCGCACCGGCGGGCCGGGGTCTCGGCGATCGAGGTGGAGGTGGACGCGACGGCCACCCTGCCGGACGGGCGGGGCGCGGTCCGCCTCACGGTGGCGGACGACGGGCACGAGCCGGACGGTGCGCGGGCGGAGACGGTGACCTGGGAGGCGCCGCTGTGAGGGCGCCGGACGTCACGGGCCCGGCGCGGCCCGCAGGGCGACCCTGGTGTTCGAGTGCGCGACGCCCGCCTCGCGCTTGAGGCGGCGCAGGAGGGTGTCGAGCGCCGCGGTGTCGGCGGCGGTGGCGCGTACGAGATAGTCGTGGCCGCCCGTCACGTGCACGACCTCGGTGATGCCGGGCAGGGTCAGCACGGCCCGTTCGAACGTCTCGTTGGTGGTGTCCATCCGCAGGGTGACGTCGATGAAGACGACGAGCCCGGTGCGGGTGTCGGCGGCCGGGTCCACGATCACCGTGAAGCCGCGGATGACGCCGTCCTTGCGCAGCCGCCGGACCCGGTCGGCCGCCGCGTTGGCGCTGAGTCCGACCCGTACGCCCAGGTCGCGGTACGAGATCCGGGCGTCCTCCTGGAGGACACCGAGGATTTCCCTGTCCAGACGATCCATGGTCCCCATTGTGGCAGTTTCGGCGCATATGCGAAGAACGGGGAGGCGTCCCCCGTACGGAGCAGGCCGACGGGCCCACGGCCCGTGGCCGTCCTTGACTGACGGTGTGGACACAGCCGCGAAGCAGTCACCCGTACCCGTGGACGCGCCGGGCCCGGCCGCGTACCGGAATCTGATCATGGCCACGATCGGCTTCACGCTCACCTTCTGGGCGTGGAACCTGATCGCGCCGATGTCGGGGGACTACAAGGACCGCCTCGGCCTGAGCTCGTTCCAGCAGTCGCTGCTGGTGGCGGTGCCCGTGCTGGTCGGCTCGCTGGGCCGGATCCCGGTGGGCGCGCTGACCGACAAGTTCGGGGCGCGGCTCCTGTTCCCGCTGACCTCGGCGCTGACCATCCTGCCGGTGCTGCTGCTGATCCCGGCGAAGAACTCGTACGGCGCCATGCTCGCCGTGGGGTTCCTGCTGGGGATCGGCGGCACGACGTTCGCGATCGGCATTCCGCTGGTCAACTCGTGGTTCCCGCCCGCCAAACGCGGTCTCGCGCTCGGCGTCTTCGGCATGGGCATGGGCGGCGTCGCGCTGTCCGGCTACTTCACACCGCGCATCGCCAAGCACGGCGACAACCTGCCGTTCCTCGTGGTCGCCGGCGCCCTCGTGGTGTACGCGGCGCTCGCCGGGCTGCTCATCAACGACCACCCGGGCCGCAAGGTCCCTACGGACTCGCTGGCGCACCGGCTGGGCTCGGCGGGCCGGCTGCGGGTCACCTGGGAGCTGTCCGCGCTGTACGCGATCGGCTTCGGCGGCATCGTGGCGTTCGGCGTGTACCTGCCGACGTACCTCAAGACGTGGTACGAGCTGACGCCGACCGACGCGGGCACGAAGGCGGCCGGGTTCGCCCTGGTCACGGTCATCTTCCGGCCGATCGGCGGCTGGCTCTCGGACCGGATCCACCCGGCGCTGGTCACCTCCGTGGCGCTCGGGGTGGCCGCCCTGATGGCGATCGTCCAGGCGTTCGACCCTCGGCTCGACCCGACCGGCACGATCGCGCTGCTGGTCATGGCGGCGGGTCTGGGCACGGCGAGCGGCAGTGTCTTCGCGCTGGTCTCGCAGGTCACCCCGCAGGCGAAGGTGGGCAGCGTGACCGGCATCGTCGGCGCGATGGGCGGGCTCGGCGGGTTCGTGCCGCCGCTGGTGATGGGCGCGATCTACAGCGCGAAGGACTCGTACTCGATCGGCTTCATGCTCCTGTCCGATCTGGCGCTGGCGGGCTGTGTGTACGCGTACGGGCGCATGCGGAACGTGCAGCGGGACGGGTGAGGGGCGCGGGCGCGCGCCGGGGCGTGAGGCGGGCGGTGCGCGCCGGGGCGTGAGGCGGGCCTCATTCGTGACGGTCCGGGGGCCGGGGTGGGCGTGCCGATCTAGGGTGCGCAGGGTGATGCCACTTCTGCCCGCACTCCAGGACGTGTCCGGTCCGGCAGCCGCCCGCGAGGCCGTCCGGTTCGACGACGTCACCCTCACCCACTCCGAGCTGGCCCGGGTCACCGACGCCCTGGCGGCCCGCCTCACCGGCGCGGACCGGGTCGCCGTCTGGGCCACCCCGACCGCGCACACCGTCGTCGCGGTGGTCGCCGCGCTCCGGGCCGGGGTACCGGCCGTCCCGCTGAACCCGAAGACCGGGGAACGGGAGCTGGCGCACATCGTGGCCGACAGCGCGCCCTCCCTGGTCCTCGCCGCGCCCGACGACGTGCTCCCGCCCGCCCTGGCCGGACTGGCGCGCCTGGACGTCACCACCGCGCCCCCGGACCCCGCGCCCGCCGCCGCCCTCCCGGAACCGGACCCGGAGTCCCCCGCGCTCGTCGTGTACACCTCCGGGACGACCGGCCCGCCGAAGGGCGCCGTCCTCCCCCGCCGGGCGCTCGCCGCGTCGCTGGACGCGCTGGAGGACGCCTGGGGGTGGACCGCTGATGACGTCCTGGTGCACGCGCTCCCCCTGTTCCATGTGCACGGGCTGATCCTCGGCGTCCTGGGCCCCCTGCGCCGGGGCGGCTCGGTGCGCCATCTGGGCCGGTTCTCGCCGGAGGGCGTGGCCCGGGAGCTGGGCGCGGGCGCCACGATGCTGTTCGGCGTACCGACCATGTACCACCGGCTCGCCGAAGCCCTGGCGGACCCGGACGCGTCGGCCGGGCTCGCGAAGGCCCTCGCGGGCGCCCGGCTGCTGGTCTCCGGGTCGGCCGCGCTGCCGGTCCACGACCACGAGCGCATCGCGGCGGCGACCGGGCGCCGGGTCATCGAGCGGTACGGCATGACGGAGACCCTGATGAACACGGGCGTACGGGCCGACGGGGCCCCGCGCCCCGGCACCGTCGGCCCGCCCCTGCGCGGGGTGGAGCTGCGCCTGGTCGAGGAGGACGGCACCCCGCTCACCGGCGCGGACGCGATCGGCGAGATCCAGGTGCGCGGCCCGAACCTGTTCACCGGCTATCTGAACCGGCCCGACGCGACGGCCGCCGCGCTCACCGCCGACGGCTGGTTCCGCACGGGCGACATGGCCACGCTCGACCCGGACGGCTATGTGCGCATCGTCGGCCGCAAGGCCACGGACCTGATCAAGAGCGGCGGCTACAAGATCGGCGCCGGTGAGATCGAGAACGCGCTGCTCGACCACCCCGGTGTGCGGGAGGCGGCGGTCACCGGCGAGCCCGACGCGGACCTGGGCGAGCGGATCGTGGCCTGGGTGGTGCCCGCCGACCCGGCCGCCCCACCGACCGCCGGTGAGCTGGCGGACCATGTCGCCGCCCAGCTGGCCCCGCACAAGCGGCCGCGCACCGTCCGCTACCTGGACGCGCTGCCGCGCAACGACCTGGGCAAGATCATGAAGCGGGCGCTCCATGGCTGAGCGGCTGACGGCACGCGAGGCCGTCGCCGCGCTCACCGACGGCTTCACGGAGCTGCCCGCCCCCGCCGGGGACACCGACGGCGACGGCCCGCTCGGCTGGACC
Proteins encoded in this window:
- a CDS encoding SGNH/GDSL hydrolase family protein; the encoded protein is MPDRSVRHRSRTALAGLAALACLGSAALAGCGSGSDGTTKGSAAERRPSPAAGPVWDPRPKSIAAVGDSITRGFDACSVLADCPEVSWSTGTDSSVRSLAVRLLGASGAVDHSWNHAVTGARMAQLPEQMALAADEDPDLVTVMIGANDACRDSVRSMTPVADFRRSFDTSLRELRAGAPKAQVYVSSVPDLKRLWSQGRGNPLGKQIWKLGICKSMLSDADDMGAAAVARRTAVQERVVAYNEVLREVCAKDRRCRYDGGAVFDYRFTGKQLSQWDWFHPGRNGQARLAEIAYRNVTAVRPPA
- a CDS encoding aldose epimerase family protein translates to MQTGSGTVIGTEHFGTLADGTAVHRWTLERGGTRVRVLTYGGIVQSAEVPDRDGVRDGIALGLPDLASYQEYAGPYFGALVGRYANRIGGASFELDGRTHHLTRNEGRNHLHGGACGFGKRVWDARAVPDGVELSLVSPDGEEGFPGRVELKAAYTLDEDGALRIAYRAVTDAPTVLNLTNHTYWNLAGADSGSALGQRLRIAAGAVTPVDAESLPTGEILPVEGTRFDFREPRPVSKEYDHNFVLDGTAPAAELYDEGSGRVLTVTTTEPGLQLYTADHFDGRPFGPRAGIALETQHFPDSPNRPEFPSTVLRPGEEFTSTTVYGFSVR
- a CDS encoding EI24 domain-containing protein — its product is MRDLGAGLGFLIKGQRWVLGHGKWFGIGLLPGLITLVLYAGALVGLGYGADDLVAWSTPFADDWSSPWLGLLRNTLTVLVFVLGLFLAVITFTAVTLLVGQPFYESLSEEVERTEGGTVPESGLPLWRELWISARDSVRILVRVGLYAILLFALGFVPVAGQTVVPVLGFCVTGYFLAEELTAVALQRRGMVLKDRLALLRGHRLRTLGFGVPLGLAFMLPFVAVFLMPGAVAGATLLARSLVDDEDTDEDPDGAGKGETAAEG
- a CDS encoding organic hydroperoxide resistance protein: MTIQDIAVAYTAVATAENGRDGRVASDDGKLDVVVNPPKEMGGSGAGTNPEQLFAAGYSACFQGALGVVARQEKADISGSTVTAAVSIGKTEAGGFGLEVAITATIPNVDKATAQALIEKAHQVCPYSNATRGNIKVELAVA
- a CDS encoding NADP-dependent oxidoreductase, yielding MSAALPASGREWHLTARPHGWPKAEDFALREAPVAAPAEGRVLVRNLHFSVDPYMRGRMNDVKSYTPPFKLDHPMDGGAVGEVVASNAEGFQVGDHVLHGLGWREYASVPAQHAVKVDGSLAPLSAYLGVLGMPGLTAYAGLFDVASFKEGDAVFVSGAAGAVGSQVGQMAKIKGASRVIGSAGSDEKVKLLTEEYGFDAAFNYKNGPVKEQLAAAAPDGIDVYFDNVGGEHLEAALSSFNVHGRATICGMIAQYNATEPTPAPRNLALVIGKRLRLQGMLVGDHADLQQQFVQDVAGWLASGELKYRETVVEGIENGVDAFLGLLRGENTGKMIVSLG
- a CDS encoding MarR family winged helix-turn-helix transcriptional regulator; this encodes MATSRTDPLTLEVIELIGSVVARYYEEYDQAAAAHSLTGAQARVLGLLSVEPLPMRRIAQKLKCEPSNVTGIVDRLEARGLVERRPDPADRRVKLAAPTERGAATAAQLRDALDFAREPLAGLPAADRTVLRDLLRRMLSA
- a CDS encoding rod shape-determining protein, with the protein product MTVSLEQLRRCHVAVDLGAARTRVYVKGPGLVVDEPSVAAVNTRTGSLIAVGALAEQMTGRTPDYIRVARPVSGGTVVDIEMAQRMLRHLLGEKLRRQLRRKPWLRAAACTPHDSDPLARRASVETLVGLGARRVELVDTLIAAAVGCGLPVEQPTATMIMVCGAATTQIAVLSLGSIVTAVRLPVGGDAIDHAVIQHLRQHHELMLPSQSVRPLQLALHGNGLTTQGPSVTEIHGRDVATGLARSVQVDTAAIRQAIHRPLTAVLDGVGKVLRDCPPDLVADLADCGITMVGGSALLPGLDQMLRDATGVPVHIAERPDTCSILGLGAMMEGEISPLVLDPLAS
- a CDS encoding GAF domain-containing sensor histidine kinase, with the protein product MTDRGLPRSPLLPRLLEAVLSVGSDLELRATLQQIIDTATALTDARYGALGVLDPARGTIRELYVCGMTEAEQAAIGDFPDGHTGLLGALVDAPGPLRSDDLPADPRATGIPPGHPPMRSFLGAPIRVHHEVFGNIYLAEKHTGHFTETDSGLLKVLSAQAGIAIGNARLYESARQRERWIEGAAAVTNTLLTGANPADALTTVAERARLLSDASAGVILQPTDAGGMEIVVASTHEDPAGLVGTAIAPGSPVLEQLLGGEPVFIEDSATDPRMTTPVRSRFGPSMMLPLQSGGRLIGTLALPRRRGARPYTGVDRLLAAQFASQAALALVLADSQQDRERLAVYEDRDRIARDLHDLVVQRLFATEMMLESTRRRAGAGETGELLGTAVDELDSTIQEVRTAIFALQQPPAEAPTTFRGQVLRETGGAAAVLGFQPSVRFAGTVDALVAEPVAGRLLAALRGALAAAHRRAGVSAIEVEVDATATLPDGRGAVRLTVADDGHEPDGARAETVTWEAPL
- a CDS encoding Lrp/AsnC family transcriptional regulator, with amino-acid sequence MDRLDREILGVLQEDARISYRDLGVRVGLSANAAADRVRRLRKDGVIRGFTVIVDPAADTRTGLVVFIDVTLRMDTTNETFERAVLTLPGITEVVHVTGGHDYLVRATAADTAALDTLLRRLKREAGVAHSNTRVALRAAPGP
- a CDS encoding nitrate/nitrite transporter; this translates as MDTAAKQSPVPVDAPGPAAYRNLIMATIGFTLTFWAWNLIAPMSGDYKDRLGLSSFQQSLLVAVPVLVGSLGRIPVGALTDKFGARLLFPLTSALTILPVLLLIPAKNSYGAMLAVGFLLGIGGTTFAIGIPLVNSWFPPAKRGLALGVFGMGMGGVALSGYFTPRIAKHGDNLPFLVVAGALVVYAALAGLLINDHPGRKVPTDSLAHRLGSAGRLRVTWELSALYAIGFGGIVAFGVYLPTYLKTWYELTPTDAGTKAAGFALVTVIFRPIGGWLSDRIHPALVTSVALGVAALMAIVQAFDPRLDPTGTIALLVMAAGLGTASGSVFALVSQVTPQAKVGSVTGIVGAMGGLGGFVPPLVMGAIYSAKDSYSIGFMLLSDLALAGCVYAYGRMRNVQRDG
- a CDS encoding acyl-CoA synthetase, which gives rise to MPLLPALQDVSGPAAAREAVRFDDVTLTHSELARVTDALAARLTGADRVAVWATPTAHTVVAVVAALRAGVPAVPLNPKTGERELAHIVADSAPSLVLAAPDDVLPPALAGLARLDVTTAPPDPAPAAALPEPDPESPALVVYTSGTTGPPKGAVLPRRALAASLDALEDAWGWTADDVLVHALPLFHVHGLILGVLGPLRRGGSVRHLGRFSPEGVARELGAGATMLFGVPTMYHRLAEALADPDASAGLAKALAGARLLVSGSAALPVHDHERIAAATGRRVIERYGMTETLMNTGVRADGAPRPGTVGPPLRGVELRLVEEDGTPLTGADAIGEIQVRGPNLFTGYLNRPDATAAALTADGWFRTGDMATLDPDGYVRIVGRKATDLIKSGGYKIGAGEIENALLDHPGVREAAVTGEPDADLGERIVAWVVPADPAAPPTAGELADHVAAQLAPHKRPRTVRYLDALPRNDLGKIMKRALHG